A stretch of the Metopolophium dirhodum isolate CAU chromosome 8, ASM1992520v1, whole genome shotgun sequence genome encodes the following:
- the LOC132950513 gene encoding structural maintenance of chromosomes protein 6-like: protein MNSKYKLSQKFSQMNSQYTNEDWYNGSIKSITLKNFMCHSNFHLSLNPRINFISGLNGSGKSAIQTALVVGFGARASITNRATSLKSLIKYGQTSATVSITIANSGDGNTDCGPYKPEVYGKQITIVRQITESSTTYKFLNENNRVVKGFKNELKNLTLHFNILVDNPICVMNQAMVKTFHKSANPSAKYDLFYKAISANVYSENIDETKSIAKEYWKKLENVKSVLDQCFKEVSDYETYEKKCKQLETLKDYKIQFENEYAWYFVNQHEATYERYLNEIESLKSNMSENTEQTNILEQNIKSISEVLGEKKKELTNVEDSRSHNHMVFMQTKKELQEKINEFDSMKQSVRKYDSALKLLISDRKDLEKHIEVERQKGNTNTLAQYKEMLARYEQSCSEVEAAWKTNMEHEQTLRNTVDELKQRIGNLKNNEVTPLQRKIGELNRNISSMSQQEDRINFYGNWMPQLVKAIEVAFKQNKFIKKPIGPIGAYIKVNNDKWIFAIENFLGRGTLRTFLVDNFTDNKVLQSIMDRIITGNIRKPTVITSKFFDKVHNITATETQNNLFRMLNFTSPIVANCLIDNNHIETIMLVDDTAEAMPMMENMSQVPRNCNFSLTLDGTQIYPSPSYRVYSLQSRTEPVLLQSDVSVAVNNLKREKKELEVKINNLNKEFENFEQSKVEKQQHFDKTQSESRLLKAKYDEYQKKINELKSKCEEEQDDRMATLTEEINDVDLKIAKAKEIKDNSMKPIPKFEKEIDVINERLQEVKSIIEKTDRSALLEEIERLQAKINNYKTEILQINNISTERKQLFKDLVVKKENEKKNFEKEKKIAEKLCEQMQVTRNEEDIRRDIEETTRKYKLLEMELNKRGENHLALRDEYKKKKEEFILQSTLYKQIVEIYNANKKSVELSTEALQNYIEYVRLKVIESFELVLMLRQIKGKLEINQHEQSMVISMFDNISTSCASGGERTFATVALILALWSNMQLPFYSIDEYDVYMDNVNRLATTQLLMMAIENRKNQFIFLTPQDISHIKSADNIKIVKLKEPRS from the exons atgaattcaaaatataaactaagTCAAA AGTTCAGTCAGATGAATTCACAGTATACTAATGAAGATTGGTATAATGGAAGTATTAAGTCAATCACTCTCAAAAATTTTATGTGCcattcaaattttcatttatcattgaatcctcgaattaattttatatcaggTTTGAACGGTAGTGGAAAGAGTGCTATCCAAACTGCTCTTGTTGTAGGGTTTGGTGCTAGAGCAAGCATCACCAACCGTGCTACTTCATTAAAGTCGCTTATCAAATATGGACAAACATCAGCTACTGTATCAATAACCATAGCAAATAGTGGAGACGGAAATACTGACTGCGGTCCTTACAAGCCTGAAGTGTATGGCAAGCAAATTACTATAGTAAGACAAATTACAGAATCATCTACTacctataaatttttaaatgaaaataatagagTTGTTAAAggctttaaaaatgaattaaaaaatttgacacttcattttaatatattagtgGATAATCCAATATGTGTTATGAATCAAGCAATGGttaaaacatttcataaaaGTGCAAATCCAAGTGCTAAGTATGATCTTTTCTATAAAGCTATATCTGCAAATGTATATAGTGAAAATATTGATGAAACAAAATCAATTGCAAAAGAGTACTggaaaaaacttgaaaatgttaaaagtgTTTTAGATCAATGTTTCAAAGAAGTAAGTGATTATgaaacttatgaaaaaaaatgtaaacagttAGAAACATTGAAAgattataaaattcaatttgaaaatGAGTATGCTTGGTATTTTGTTAATCAACATGAAGCAACTTACGaaagatatttaaacgaaattgaATCTCTTAAAAGTAATATGTCTGAGAATACagaacaaacaaatattttggaacagaatattaaatcaatttcaGAAGTcttgggggaaaaaaaaaaagaattgacAAATGTTGAAGATTCTCGCTCACACAATCATATGGTTTTCATGCAGACAAAAAAAGAATTGCAGGAAAAAATCAATGAGTTTGATTCAATGAAGCAATCTGTTAGAAAATATGATTctgctttaaaattattaatcagtGATAGGAAAGATTTAGAAAAACACATTGAAGTTGAACGTCAAAAAGGCAATACTAATACTTTAGCGCAGTATAAAGAAATGTTGGCACGCTATGAGCAAAGTTGTTCTGAAGTAGAGGCGGCATGGAAAACAAATATGGAGCATGAACAAACTCTACGAAATACAGTTGATGAATTAAAACAgaggattggaaatttaaagAACAATGAGGTTACTCCCTTACAAAGGAAAATAGGTGAACTTAATAGAAATATCAGCAGTATGTCTCAACAAGAAGACAGGATCAATTTTTATGGGAACTGGATGCCACAATTAGTTAAAGCTATTGAAGTCgcttttaaacaaaacaaatttataaaaaaacctataggTCCTATTGGAGCATACATTAAAGTAAACAATGACAAATGGATATTTGCAATCGAAAATTTCTTAGGTCGTGGGactttaagaacatttttagttGATAACTTTACAGATAACAAAGTACTTCAATCAATAATGGATAGAATAATTACGGGAAACATAAGAAAACCCACTGTTATTACTAGCAAATTTTTTGACAAAGTTCATAACATTACTGCTACagaaactcaaaataatttgtttcgtATGTTAAACTTCACTAGTCCTATAGTAGCTAATTGCCTGATTGATAACAACCATATTGAGACAATAATGCTTGTAGATGACACTGCGGAAGCTATGCCTATGATGGAAAATATGTCCCAAGTTCCTAGAAATTGTAATTTCAGTTTAACTTTAGATGGAACTCAAATTTATCCTAGTCCTTCATATAGAGTGTATTCTTTACAAAGTCGAACTGAACCAGTTCTCTTGCAAAGTGATGTTTCGGTTGCTGTTAATAACTTGAAACGTGAGAAAAAAGAGTtagaagtaaaaattaataatctaaacaaagaatttgaaaattttgaacaGTCGAAAGTAGAAAAGCAACAACACTTTGATAAGACTCAATCAGAGTCACGATTACTTAAGGCCAAGTATGatgaataccaaaaaaaaataaatgaacttaAATCTAAATGTGAAGAAGAACAAGATGACAGAATGGCTACTCTTACTGAAGAAATAAATgatgttgatttaaaaatagctAAAGCCAAAGAAATAAAAGATAATTCCATGAAACCAATTCCAAAGTTTGAAAAAGAAATTGATGTAATAAATGAGAGACTGCAAGAAGTAAAATCTATTATTGAAAAGACTGATCGTTCTGCATTATTAGAAGAAATTGAACGCCTCCaagctaaaataaataattataaaacagaaatattgcaaattaataatatttcaactgagcgaaaacaattatttaaagatttagttgtaaaaaaagaaaatgaaaaaaaaaattttgaaaaagaaaagaaaatagcTGAAAAATTATGTGAACAAATGCAGGTAACACGTAATGAAGAAGATATAAGGAGAGATATAGAAGAAACCACTcgtaaatataagttattagaAATGGAGTTGAATAAGAGAGGTGAAAACCATCTAGCCTTGAGAGATGAGTATAAGAAGAAAAAAGAAGAATTTATTCTTCAAAGTactttatataaacaaattgtagAGATTTATAATGCCAACAAGAAATCTGTTGAACTTAGTACAGAAGCACTTCAAAACTACATTGAGTATGTTCGACTGAAAGTAATTGAATCTTTTGAATTGGTGCTGATGTTACGTCAAATTAAGGGCAAACTCGAAATTAATCAGCATGAACAAAGTATGGTAATTTCAATGTTTGATAACATAAGTACTTCGTGTGCCTCCGGTGGTGAACGGACATTTGCTACAGTAGCTTTGATTTTAGCATTGTGGAGCAACATGCAATTACCATTTTACTCCATTGATGAATATGATGTATACATGGATAATGTTAATCGATTAGCCACTACTCAGCTGCTGATGATGGCTATtgaaaatcgtaaaaatcaaTTCATATTTCTCACTCCACAAGACATATCCCATATAAAAAGTGCTGATAATATTaagatagttaaattaaaagaacCTAGAtcttaa
- the LOC132949923 gene encoding cytochrome b-c1 complex subunit 7-like, with amino-acid sequence MPIMKALASNVAVRRWAYNLSGFNKFGLHHDDVLQENDDVKEALRRLPAHKVDERSFRIIRAMQLSLQKIELPKEQWTKFEEDDRYLKPYLEAVIKEREEKEYWEKNYY; translated from the exons atGCCTATTATGAAAGCTTTAGCTTCCAATG TGGCTGTTCGCCGCTGGGCATATAATCTTTCTGGTTTCAATAAATTTG GATTACATCATGATGATGTGTTACAAGAAAATGATGATGTCAAGGAAGCATTAAGACGGTTACCAGCACACAAAGTAGATGAAAGGTCATTCAGAATAATTAGAGCAATGCAACTCTCTttacaaaaaattgaactacCTAAAGAACAATGGACGAAGTTTGaagaa GATGACCGTTACTTAAAACCTTACCTTGAAGCAGTCATAAAAGAAAGAGAAGAGAAAGAATACTgggaaaaaaattactattag
- the LOC132950514 gene encoding ATP-dependent (S)-NAD(P)H-hydrate dehydratase, with the protein MTSHINMMNKCKTLLPILSHNLHKGQSGRIGVIGGCEEYTGAPYYAAISALRTGADLVYVFCFKSAAPVIKSYSPELIVLPYLDSPDCIDRLKPWLEKLHSLVVGPGLGTSPIAQDAVRRIFEHISRESNFNNKRMPIIADADSLNVIEPETFRFYNGCIYLTPNVHELTKLSSRLIGRQTYEPTVTDVQALMNKLGGNYVIVLKGAEDVIANIRGTLVCTEPGSARRCGGQGDILAGSMGTFAYWASKQTHYCDELDPEVLAAYAASALTRHTNKIAFKAKGRNMITTDIVELLPNAFQTLFGN; encoded by the coding sequence ATGACCTCGCATATAAATATGATGAATAAATGCAAAACTCTATTACCGATTTTATCGCACAATCTTCATAAAGGACAATCAGGAAGGATTGGTGTTATTGGAGGTTGCGAAGAATACACAGGAGCTCCCTACTATGCAGCCATTAGTGCGTTACGTACAGGAGCTGATCTTGTGTATGTGTTTTGTTTCAAATCTGCTGCTCCAGTCATAAAGTCATACTCACCAGAACTTATTGTGTTGCCATATTTAGACAGTCCGGATTGTATTGACCGTTTAAAGCCCTGGTTAGAAAAACTTCACTCTCTGGTTGTTGGACCAGGACTTGGTACTAGCCCTATTGCTCAAGATGCTGTTAGACGCATTTTTGAACACATCAGTAGAgaatcaaattttaacaataaaagaaTGCCAATAATAGCTGATGCAGATTCTCTTAATGTAATTGAACCAGAAACATTCCGATTTTATAATGGTTGTATTTATCTAACACCAAATGTTCACGAATTAACTAAATTATCTAGTAGACTGATTGGGCGCCAAACCTATGAACCAACAGTGACTGATGTTCAGGCTCTTATGAACAAATTAGGAGGTAATTACGTTATAGTACTAAAAGGAGCTGAAGATGTAATAGCAAACATAAGGGGGACTTTAGTGTGTACTGAACCTGGTTCAGCTAGACGATGTGGAGGCCAAGGAGATATATTAGCCGGAAGTATGGGCACTTTTGCTTATTGGGCTTCCAAGCAAACTCACTATTGTGATGAATTAGATCCAGAAGTTCTCGCTGCTTATGCAGCAAGTGCACTTACTAggcatacaaataaaatagcATTTAAAGCAAAGGGTCGAAATATGATTACAACAGATATTGTTGAATTGTTACCTAATGCTTTTCAAACTTTATTTGgcaactga